The nucleotide sequence ACAATATCATTTTCGCTTACTTGTTTTTATCTATTTAAACATATTTCATAAATGATAAACTAAGCAATCTAATGAACTTTAAACTATATTTGAATTCATTTTAATAATTTATGGAAATAACAATTAGAGAGGCTAATAAAAGTGACATGCCTCAAGTATTACAATTAATTCAGCAATTAGCAGATTTTGAAAAAGAACCGCAAGCTGTTGAAGTTACTATTGAAGATCTAGAAAAAGATGGTTATGGAACACATCCTGCTTTTAAGTGTTTTGTTGCTGAAACAAAAAACAAGGTTGAAGGAATAGCTTTAGTATACACACGTTATTCAACATGGAAAGGTACTGTTTTACATCTTGAAGATTTAATTGTAAATGAAGCAATGCGAGGTTCTGGCATAGGCACTTTATTATTAGATAAAGTCGTAGTATATGGTGCAGAATTAGGCGTAAAACGCATAAGTTGGGAAGTATTAGATTGGAATGAGAATGCTATTAATTTTTACACTCAAAAAGGAGCTAATGTCATGCGTGATTGGGATGTAGTGCAATTAAACGAAGAAGGTATAAAACATTATATATCTAATATTAACTAATGCAAATATTTAAATTTGGAGGTGCTTCTGTAAAAGATGCTAAAGGTGTAAAAAACATAGCAACAGTATTACAAGCTGTTGGTTATGAAAATACTTTTATTGTAGTTTCTGCAATGGGAAAAACTACAAATGCTATTGAAAAAGTAATCGATAATTATATTAACAACCGTAAAGAATTACAAAGTTCTATTCAAGATATTAAAAAATACCACAATGCTATTTTATTAGATTTATTTGAAAATGAACAACATCATATTTTTAATTCTATTTCTAATTTATTTAAAGAATTCACTCATTTCTTTACTACCAACAAATCTCCTGATTATAATTTTATATACGATCAAGTAATTGGTTACGGGGAGCTTATTTCCACCACAATCGTAAGCGTATATCTTGAAGAAGTTAATATTAAAAATAATTGGTTGGATGTACGTCAATTTATAAAAACAGATAATTTTTATAGGAGTGCTAAAGTAAATTGGGAGGTTACTCAAAACTTTATTTCAAAACATATAAATCGTAGTCAGTTAAATATTACTCAAGGGTTTTTAGCAAGTGATGCTAATAATTTTACTACAACATTAGGGAGAGAAGGAAGTGATTATACTGCTGCTATTTTTGCATATTGCTTAAATGCAGAAAATGTAACTATCTGGAAAGATGTTCCTGGTATATTAAATGCAGATCCAAGACATTTTGAAAACACACAATTATTACATCAAATTTCATATAGAGAAGCCATTGAGCTTGCTTTTTATGGTGCTTCTGTAATACATCCAAAAACCTTACAACCATTACAACGTAAAGAAATTCCTTTACTCGTAAAATCATTTTTAAATCCAAACAATGTAGGTACTCGTGTTAGTAAAGGAGTAGATTTAGAGCCTAAAATACCGTGCTTTATTGTAAAGAAAAATCAAGTATTAATTTCATTATCTTCTTTAGATTTCTCTTTTATTGTAGAAGAAAATATTAGTGAAATTTTTAATTTATTACATCAATATAAAATGAAAGTAGATATGATTCAAAATTCTGCAATTAGTTTTTCAGTTTGTATTGATAATAATTACAATAATTTAGAAAAATTGCTTCAGACTCTTAAAGCCAAATTTAAAGTAACACATTACGATAATGTGTCTTTATATACGGTTCGTCATTATAATGAAAAATCTATTCATTTTCTAGAAGAAAATAAAACTATTTTATTAAAACAATTGTATCAAGAAACGATGCAAATTGTAGTTAAATAAGCCAATACTATTGTATTTTGTTTTTAAGTATATTTGTAAATCATCAATAAAAACGTAAATGGGTTTAGTAACAGCTAAAGAAGTTTCAAAGGCTATAAATGCTAATAAATATGGTTTTTTAGGTACGTGTTTTGGATGGTTTTTAATGAAACTTCTTAAAATATCTACACTCAATAAAATATACAATCGAAATAAGCATTTAAAAAAACTTGAATTTTTAAATGCTATTTTAGAAGAGTTCCAAATAAAATTTGAAATCCCTGAAGAAGATTTAAAACGGTTACCTAAAGATGGTTCTTATATTACAATTTCTAATCATCCTTTAGGAGGCATTGATGGCATTTTACTTCTAAAATTAATGCTAGAGCAGCGTTCAGATTTTAAAATTATTGGTAATTTTTTATTGCATCGCATAAAGCCTTTAAAACCTTATGTTATGCCAGTAAATCCTTTTGAGGATAGAAAAGATGTTAAGTCTAGCCTTACTGGTTTTAAGCAATCTTTACTGCATTTAAAAGAGGGGTGCCCTTTAGGAATTTTCCCTGCAGGAGAGGTTTCTACCTATAGAGATGGAAAATTGGTTGTGGATAGGCCTTGGGCTGAAGCTGCAATGAAATTAGTACAAAAAGCCGAAGTCCCTGTTGTACCTATTTATTTCCACGCAAAAAATAGCAAATTCTTTTATACACTTTCTAAAATTAGCGACACGTTTAGGACTGCTAAACTGCCTTCTGAACTTCTAACTCAAAAACGCCGTGTCATAAAAGTTCGTATTGGACGTCCTATCACTGTTAAAGCCCAAAAAGAGCAAGAAAATTTAGCCGATTTCACAGATTTTTTAAGACGAAAAACATACATGCTATCCAATGCTTATGAAGAAAAATCTAAACGATTAGAAAATATTTCGTCCACATTAAAAACACCTCTTATTCCCAAAATCCCTAAAAAAATTGTAACTCCTATTGATTTTGAGGTTATGATTAAAGAAATTGAGGACTTAAAAGAAGGGGATTACAGGCTTTTAAAAAGTAAAAATTACGAAGTGTATTTAGCTCCTGCTATTAAATTACCTAATATTCTTCAAGAAATTGGTCGTTTACGTGAAATTACTTTTAGAGAAGTAGGAGAAGGTACTAATGAAGCTATTGACCTTGATAAGTTTGACACTTATTACCATCATATGTTTTTATGGGATGATGATAAGAAAATAATTGCTGGAGCTTATCGTATGGGGTTAGGCACTAAGATTTTTGAAAAATTTGGAATTAATGGTTTTTATCTACAAGATCTATTTAGGTTTGAGCCTGAACTTCATAAAATGATGAGCCAATCCATTGAGCTTGGTCGTGCATTTATTATTAAGGAATATCAACAAAAACCAATGCCGCTATTTTTATTATGGAAAGGAATTGTGCATACCACTTTAAGATTTCCAGAGCATAAATATTTAATAGGAGGAGTGAGCATTAGCAATAAGTTTTCAAATTTCTCAAAATCTTTGATGATTGAATTTATGAAATCACATTATTATGACCCCTATTTAGCACAGTACATTCACCCTAAAAAAGAGTTTAAAGTAAAATTAAAAGATGCTGATAAAGACTTTGTATTTGATGCTACCGAAGCTGATCTTAACAAATTTGATCGCATTATAGATGAAATCGAACCAGGTAGCTTAAGGCTACCCGTATTACTTAAAAAATACATTAAGCAAAATTGTAAACTTATAGGTTTTAATGTAGATCCTTTATTTAATAATGCAGTAGATGGTTTAATGTATATTAAAATTTCTGACTTACCAGATAGTACTGTACGCCCTGTTATGGAGGAGTTTCAAGCAGAATTAGAACGTAAATTCATGGCTGGTGATGTGGAATAAAAATATTTTCATAATATCTTTTTTCATTATAGTGGGATTACATACTTATTCTCAAACCATTACTGGAATAATATTAGATAAAAAAACAAATACACCTATAGAAAGGGTTTCAGTGTATTTTGACAATACTACTATTGGTACTACAACTAACTCAAAAGGCGAATTTCAGATCGATAATGAACATAATATTAAATCGCCACTAATTATCTCTTTTATTGGCTATAAAAAAGTTATACTAAATACTATTAATTATAATGAGAGCTATACCATTCTATTAGAAGAAGAAGCGTTTTCATTAGGAGAAGTTATAATTACTAATGATGATTGGCCCAGAGCGTTGAAGCTAGAAGAATTCCGAAAGCATTTTTTAGGAACATCTAAGAATGCAAAATCTTGTACTATTTTAAATGAAGATGATTTAATCTTAAGATATGACAAACAATCAAAACAACTAACAGCCGCTTCTAAACAACCTTTATTAATTAAAAATAAAAATTTACAATATTTAATCACATACGATTTACAAGAGTTTTTTATTGAATACTCATATGTTAGAGGTGAAGAAGAGCGCGTTTACAGATACACTTTCTCTTCAGGAACTAGTTTTTTTAAAAAAACTGAATCTAAAGATAATTCTAAAATTAAAAGAAGGAGAGCTAATGCATTTAAAGGTTCAACACTTCACTTTATGAGGGCTTTAGTTCAACAAAAATTAAAAGACAGAAAATATCAATTATTCGATGGAAGTTTCCAAACACAACCTGAAAAATTTATAACTATTACTCCTATTGATAGCTTAAATGTTTATTTATTAAATGTAATTCCTGATCCAGAAATCATTGCTCATAGAAAAAACAATCCTACAATTTCTTTTAACAATACCGTTCCTCCAAAATCTTTAAATGTACTATATAAACGAAATAGACAATCTATATTTAAACCTAATCAGTTTGAATTTATTGTAGATAAAAACGGAAATCATTTTCCGCCAGATGCAGTAATTTTTAGTGGTGATTTAGGCGAACAACGCTTGGGAGATACATTTCCTTTAGATTATACTTTAGAAGAAGATTAAGAGTTCAAATACTGTCCTACAAACTCTTCAACATAAGTTTTAATTTCATTTCTTGCTTTAAAAAAAGCAGCTTGTTTTTCACTCTTACTACCTACTACTTTTGAAGGATCAAAAAAGTTATGATGTAATCGTACTGCGTTTTGACTTGGAATAAACGGACAGTTTTCATTCGCGTGATCACAAACTGTAAGAATATAATCAAAATTAATATTTGCATATTCATCTACATGATTAGAAGTGTGATTGGAGATATCTATCCCATCTTCTTTCATTATAGCAACTGCATCTTGGTTTAATCCGTGAGTTTCGATACCAGCACTATAAATATTTGCTTTATTTTTTGTAAGTGTATAAAAATAACCGTGTGCCATTTGGCTTCTACAGGAGTTCCCTGTACACAATACAAGTATGTTTTTCATATTTATTTTTCGCAAAAGCGAAAATATTTTTTATTAATATCTAATTCGTTTAATTCTCTATTCTATTTATCTAATAAAAAAATCCTAACTTATATAAACAGATTCCGCACTTTGCTTTAAATGACAGCCAATTCAAAAGTTTCAATTTACACCAATCAGTTTACTTCTTCTTTCAAACAAAAGATTATCTTTCCAAACTCCATCCAAACTCCCTATACGTTCTCGCTTACCTATATAACGAAAACCTGTTTTTTTATGAAGTTCTATACTACCCAAGTTTTCAGGAAAAATACCAGATTGCAAAGTCCAAAACCCTGCAAGTTCACTTTTAGATATCAAAGCATTCATTAATAAACTACCCACACCTTCTCCTCTACTGTTTTGAGAAACATATACACTTACTTCTCCAACCCCTCCATATACACACCTACTCGATACTGGTGAGAGTGCTGCCCATCCTAAAATAGCATTTTTTTTTATAGCTACTATTCTGCAGTGATCTAAATGAGCATTATTCCAAGCATCATATTCGGGTACTTTTTTTTCAAAGGTAGCCATACCTGTCGCTATTCCTTCTTTATAGATTTTAGATACTTCTTGCCAATCTTCTGGTTGCATATCCCGAATTGATATTGATTCCATTATATTGGATTTATTATTAAAAGATTTTTTGATGTAAATTAACAACAGCCACTTCCAGGAGCACAACTATTTTCATTAGTAGAAGCAATTAACTCTACTTCTTCTGGAACACCACAAATACCTTTTGCTTTACAATCTGTTTTTTCAACTGCTAATTTAAAAATCAAATTATTATTTCTGATTTCGAAATCATTAACAAAAAGTTGTGCAGTATGAAATGTAGCATTCCCATATTCAAACTTAACTTCAGCATCCAAAACATAAGGTTTAATACGTCCAACTTTTTTAAGGATTCCTAGTGCTTTAAAGGTAGACATGTACTCTGTTTTTCCTAATTCACTTGGGCTTTCCCAAAGCTGTATTATGGTTTCTTTCCAATTATCTGATTGTGCACCACAATCTACCGAGTCTATTACAATATGTTTTACTTCTGTAATATGATAATTAGCTCCTAACAGAAGATTTGGTGCATACTCAAACAACAAAGACTTATCTTGATGCTCTGATAATAACGATAATAATTGTTCTGTTTTCATTTGTATTATTTGTGTTTTATTAATCTAATTATAGTTAACAACAATTAGATTTTGTTTTATTAAAAAATAAATTAAATAACTCTTGAAATTCCTGAAAGCGCTCAATATTTAAGCAATAACAAATACTCTTTCCTTTAAAATCTCCTTTTAATAACCCTGCATCATTAATTACTTTTAAGTGTTGTGAAATTGTTGGTTGTGATAAACCAATTTCATCTACAATATCATTACAAATACAACTTTCTTGTTTACTGATATATTGCAAAATAGCTACACGAGCAGGGTGTGAAAACACTTTTGCTATTATAGCTAAATCATTAATTTCAGCGTTGTAAATATCTAACTTAGAAGCTCCCATTTAAAATTTGTAATTGTTATATTGCAATATTACGATAATAAATTTGAATAAAAAAGCCAAAACAGCTATCTTGACCTTTTTAATGTATCTATATAATTTGAGGTAAATCTATTATTCTAAAACCAAGGTTTTTTTCCTTTCTGATAAATTTTAAAAAACTCGTTATTAGTTTTGGTTAAATAAATAATTCCTTCTATGAGTGTAAACGCCCAAACTAATAATCCCAAAAAGCCAAAACTAAAAATATTAATACCAATAGTAATTGCTAATAAAATCACACCTTCTTTATAGTAGCCTAGCACAAATTTATGTACTCCTAAACCTCCCAATAAAATCGCTGTGATTCCTGCTAGCACTTTTTTATTTTCTCCAGAAATCTTCTCATATGCATCTTTAGCTTCATCTGTAAACTCCGAAGCTTTTTCTTTTGCATCCCCTGCAAATTCTGAAGCTTTTTCTTTTGCGCTACCTATAGCTTCTTTTGCTTCTTCTGCAAACTCTCCAGCTTTTTTACTTACACGTTCGGCAGCTTTTTTTAATTCTTCTTTTGTATCGCCTAACATTTCATTTAGGTCATCTTGTAAACTTTTCTCGTCAGACATAATTTTGTTTTTTGGTTAAACTTAAATTTAATTAAATACTTATTATTTGCCAAATAATCTTTGTATGAAGCTTTTTGTTTTATTTGAAGTTTCCATTATTGTTTCTTTAGCTTCTTCTGCTAATTCTCTTGCTTTTTCTTTAGTGTTAACAGCAACTTCTTTTATTTCGGTTTTTAAAGTATTTGCTTTATCGATTATAGTATCTTCTATACTACGATCTACTTTATCATTATTTATGTTTAATTCTTCGTTAAAATTATTTTCTTCTGGCATTTTAATTTTATTCCCTCTACAGGAAAGCACTATCTATAGGTTCCCATAATTCTATTTTATTCCCTTCAGGATCAAGTATCCATCCAAATTTACCATAGTCATATTCTTCAACTTCTCCTACGATAGTAACTCCTTCTTCTTTTAAAACTTCAAGTAATTTATGCAAATTTTCAACTCTAAAATTCATCATAAAATGCTTATCACTTGGTTTAAAATATTGAGTATCTTCTTTAAATGGCGACCATTGTGTAGAACAATCTTTTCCTTCTTTATCTTTCCACCAAAACGTACATCCGTAAGCATCAACTGGTAACCCTAAGTGTTTACCATACCATTCTTTAATTTTATCCGGGTTTTTAGTCTTAAAAAACATTCCTCCAAGACCAGTTACTCTATTCTTCATATTATATGTATATTATTTTAATATTTTGTTACAGTATTATCTTTTCTGCATATTATCTTCATAATAAGTAATCCACTCTTCAGCTGTTATTTTTGAAGCTAATTCGCCTATTAATTCATAAGGAATATCTTCAATCTTTTTTAAACGAATACAGCTTTTACCCATGTCTAATTTATATTTACAATGTTTAGAGTACTCTGTCACAAACCAATCGTATAATTCTTTGTTTGCATAAACACCCATGTGATATACTCCAATAAAGTTTTTTTGTGAAGCAATATTCATAAATGGTAGTGGAAGCTTAGGGTCACAATGATATCCATTAGGATATACTGAATGCGGAACGTAATAACCTATCATATTATAATTCATACCTTCTTCAAAACCTTTTGGTAAGTTGTCGAGTATAATTTTTCGTAATTTATTCATTGCTGGTTTTCTATCTTCAGGGATCTGATTTAAATAATCTTCCGGAGATGTTGCGTTATATTTCATATGTTTATGTTATTTACGTTGTAAGATTAATGCTGATATTAAAGATATAATAAATCCTATAACTATAACATTTGCAAACATTAATAGTGCTAAAGCCATTGGTCCTCCATAATTTTGCATTTGCTGAGTTAGCTCGATTTTTTGTTTTTGAAATTCTTCAACAGATAAGGTTGCTTCCATTTCTTTTAAAGAGTGTGCTAAATACTCTTCTTGAAAATTAGGGTTAATTTGGGTCGTGTATATATAATCAATGATCATAAACCCTAAAGCTGCAAATAAAGAAATAAATAATCCAATGGCTATAGCTTTACCAATCGCTACCCTACCATTGTTTTCTTTATCCCTATAATGTTTAATTCCAAAATAAACAAACACTAAAGAAATAACCATTGATGAATACCCTATAATCGCTTGGGTATTAAAATCTAAATTTTTACCTAAAAGAAAACCCGATAAAAATAAAACTGAAGCAATAATAAACGCATACAGTCCAAACTTAGTAATTGTACTTTTCATATTTTATTAATTTAAAAGTTAATACTTCAAAAGTAGTTTGAGGCTCACTTTTTTAAATCATACTAAAGTACCAAAGACATCCAACTTAAGTCTTAAAGATAAGTATTTCTTAAATAATTTGTAGTGATTTTGCAATTTGAATCGCTTGTGTACGTCGCTTAGCATCTAATTTTAATAGTAAATTTGAAACATGTGACTTTATAGTACTTTCAGATAAAAATAGTTTTTCGCCTATTTCTTTATTTGATAATCCTAGAGCAATTTCCTTTAAAACTTCATATTCACGTTTAGTAATCTCTAATGCTTCAATTTTTTTATAATCAATTTCACTTGAAGGTTTCAACTCTTTATGCAGGCTTTTTTTGTTGATATATACTCCTATAAAAAAGAAAACTAGTGCAATAACTGCTATTGCGATTTCTATTTTCAGGTTCCCCGAATCAATTGAATATCGGCTTAATTGAAATAAAATTGCAACTCCTAATACTAAGCCACCAAAAACAAAAATTGTTTTTTTCATTTTGAAAAGTTAATAAAATTTTGCTTTAATTTTATCAACAATAGTTTTTGCCAATTTTTCTTTGCTTTCTATTGTCCATCCTGCAACATGTGGCGTTAATAATACATTTTTAGCATTAATTAAATATTGAAATGCTTCTGGCAGTTTTTCAGAAAATAAGCTTTCAAAAGAAGATTTTTCAAATTCTAATACATCTAAGCCAGCTCCTAGTATTTTTTCTTGTCTTAAAGCATCAACTAAATCTGTAGTGACCACACTTTTTCCTCTTGCTGTATTAAGCAACCAAAATGGTTTTTTAAACTCGCTTATAAACCTTGAGTTTATCATTTTAAGCGTTAATGGTGTTTGCGGGATATGTAAACTTACTATGTCTACTTTTTCTTGAAACTCTTTTAATAATACTTGTTTTGCATTAATATCACCAACATTTGGTTTAATATCATAGCACAATACCTCTACATCAAAGCCTCTTAGTTTTTTAGCAAAAGCTTTACCCATATTACCATAACCAATGAGTCCTACAATTTTACCATCAAGCTCGATACCACGATTATTTTCTCTAAACCATTTTCCTTCTCGCACCTCAATATCTGCCTTATTTAATTTATTAAATAAAGATAATAACATTCCTAGAGTATGTTCTCCTACAGCATTGCGATTACCTTCTGGCGCTGAGATTAGATAAATTCCTTTTTTGTTTGCATAAGCTATGTCAATATTTTCTAATCCTGCGCCTACACGTCCAATAAATTTTAAGTTTGTTCCCTTATCTAAAAAAGTTTTATCAATTGTAAATCGGCTACGAATAATAAGGCCGTCATATTGATAAATTTTTTCTTCTATCTCAGATTTAGAAGATGTATAATCTTCATCATTAATACACCCTAAATCTTGTAATTGATTTATAAGTAATGAGTGATTACTATCTAAATGAAGAATTTTCATAGTATTGCTCAAAAAAACTAATGCTTATATATTTTGTGAGATACTGAAACAAGTTCAGTACACATTATATTTTTGGATATTCGGATACCGTTTTATCTGCTTGTACATCTCCAGTGTGAGCCGTAGATAATTTTTCGAAAAGTAAAATATGCACCTCTTCTCCATCTTTGGTCATAGGGTTATGCTCAACTCCTTTAGGCACTACAATAAGTTCTCCTTCTCTCACAATCTCAGTACGATCTCTAAACTGCATATATAAAGTTCCTTTAGTAACTTGAAATAATTCATCTTCATTTTCATGACTATGCCATACAAATTCGCCATTTATTTTAGCTAAAATTACTTGCATATCATCCACAATTGCAATCTGATGTGGATGCCAATTTTTAGTGAATAATGAGTGTTTATCTTTTATGTTA is from Flavobacteriaceae bacterium and encodes:
- a CDS encoding NINE protein, translated to MSDEKSLQDDLNEMLGDTKEELKKAAERVSKKAGEFAEEAKEAIGSAKEKASEFAGDAKEKASEFTDEAKDAYEKISGENKKVLAGITAILLGGLGVHKFVLGYYKEGVILLAITIGINIFSFGFLGLLVWAFTLIEGIIYLTKTNNEFFKIYQKGKKPWF
- a CDS encoding arsenate reductase ArsC, whose product is MKNILVLCTGNSCRSQMAHGYFYTLTKNKANIYSAGIETHGLNQDAVAIMKEDGIDISNHTSNHVDEYANINFDYILTVCDHANENCPFIPSQNAVRLHHNFFDPSKVVGSKSEKQAAFFKARNEIKTYVEEFVGQYLNS
- a CDS encoding GNAT family N-acetyltransferase; translated protein: MGLVTAKEVSKAINANKYGFLGTCFGWFLMKLLKISTLNKIYNRNKHLKKLEFLNAILEEFQIKFEIPEEDLKRLPKDGSYITISNHPLGGIDGILLLKLMLEQRSDFKIIGNFLLHRIKPLKPYVMPVNPFEDRKDVKSSLTGFKQSLLHLKEGCPLGIFPAGEVSTYRDGKLVVDRPWAEAAMKLVQKAEVPVVPIYFHAKNSKFFYTLSKISDTFRTAKLPSELLTQKRRVIKVRIGRPITVKAQKEQENLADFTDFLRRKTYMLSNAYEEKSKRLENISSTLKTPLIPKIPKKIVTPIDFEVMIKEIEDLKEGDYRLLKSKNYEVYLAPAIKLPNILQEIGRLREITFREVGEGTNEAIDLDKFDTYYHHMFLWDDDKKIIAGAYRMGLGTKIFEKFGINGFYLQDLFRFEPELHKMMSQSIELGRAFIIKEYQQKPMPLFLLWKGIVHTTLRFPEHKYLIGGVSISNKFSNFSKSLMIEFMKSHYYDPYLAQYIHPKKEFKVKLKDADKDFVFDATEADLNKFDRIIDEIEPGSLRLPVLLKKYIKQNCKLIGFNVDPLFNNAVDGLMYIKISDLPDSTVRPVMEEFQAELERKFMAGDVE
- a CDS encoding DUF4199 domain-containing protein → MKSTITKFGLYAFIIASVLFLSGFLLGKNLDFNTQAIIGYSSMVISLVFVYFGIKHYRDKENNGRVAIGKAIAIGLFISLFAALGFMIIDYIYTTQINPNFQEEYLAHSLKEMEATLSVEEFQKQKIELTQQMQNYGGPMALALLMFANVIVIGFIISLISALILQRK
- a CDS encoding aspartate kinase; the encoded protein is MQIFKFGGASVKDAKGVKNIATVLQAVGYENTFIVVSAMGKTTNAIEKVIDNYINNRKELQSSIQDIKKYHNAILLDLFENEQHHIFNSISNLFKEFTHFFTTNKSPDYNFIYDQVIGYGELISTTIVSVYLEEVNIKNNWLDVRQFIKTDNFYRSAKVNWEVTQNFISKHINRSQLNITQGFLASDANNFTTTLGREGSDYTAAIFAYCLNAENVTIWKDVPGILNADPRHFENTQLLHQISYREAIELAFYGASVIHPKTLQPLQRKEIPLLVKSFLNPNNVGTRVSKGVDLEPKIPCFIVKKNQVLISLSSLDFSFIVEENISEIFNLLHQYKMKVDMIQNSAISFSVCIDNNYNNLEKLLQTLKAKFKVTHYDNVSLYTVRHYNEKSIHFLEENKTILLKQLYQETMQIVVK
- a CDS encoding N-acetyltransferase family protein, with product MESISIRDMQPEDWQEVSKIYKEGIATGMATFEKKVPEYDAWNNAHLDHCRIVAIKKNAILGWAALSPVSSRCVYGGVGEVSVYVSQNSRGEGVGSLLMNALISKSELAGFWTLQSGIFPENLGSIELHKKTGFRYIGKRERIGSLDGVWKDNLLFERRSKLIGVN
- a CDS encoding DNA-binding response regulator, which translates into the protein MKKTIFVFGGLVLGVAILFQLSRYSIDSGNLKIEIAIAVIALVFFFIGVYINKKSLHKELKPSSEIDYKKIEALEITKREYEVLKEIALGLSNKEIGEKLFLSESTIKSHVSNLLLKLDAKRRTQAIQIAKSLQII
- a CDS encoding cupin domain-containing protein translates to MKPINIKDKHSLFTKNWHPHQIAIVDDMQVILAKINGEFVWHSHENEDELFQVTKGTLYMQFRDRTEIVREGELIVVPKGVEHNPMTKDGEEVHILLFEKLSTAHTGDVQADKTVSEYPKI
- a CDS encoding carboxypeptidase-like regulatory domain-containing protein; translation: MWNKNIFIISFFIIVGLHTYSQTITGIILDKKTNTPIERVSVYFDNTTIGTTTNSKGEFQIDNEHNIKSPLIISFIGYKKVILNTINYNESYTILLEEEAFSLGEVIITNDDWPRALKLEEFRKHFLGTSKNAKSCTILNEDDLILRYDKQSKQLTAASKQPLLIKNKNLQYLITYDLQEFFIEYSYVRGEEERVYRYTFSSGTSFFKKTESKDNSKIKRRRANAFKGSTLHFMRALVQQKLKDRKYQLFDGSFQTQPEKFITITPIDSLNVYLLNVIPDPEIIAHRKNNPTISFNNTVPPKSLNVLYKRNRQSIFKPNQFEFIVDKNGNHFPPDAVIFSGDLGEQRLGDTFPLDYTLEED
- a CDS encoding hydroxyacid dehydrogenase; the protein is MKILHLDSNHSLLINQLQDLGCINDEDYTSSKSEIEEKIYQYDGLIIRSRFTIDKTFLDKGTNLKFIGRVGAGLENIDIAYANKKGIYLISAPEGNRNAVGEHTLGMLLSLFNKLNKADIEVREGKWFRENNRGIELDGKIVGLIGYGNMGKAFAKKLRGFDVEVLCYDIKPNVGDINAKQVLLKEFQEKVDIVSLHIPQTPLTLKMINSRFISEFKKPFWLLNTARGKSVVTTDLVDALRQEKILGAGLDVLEFEKSSFESLFSEKLPEAFQYLINAKNVLLTPHVAGWTIESKEKLAKTIVDKIKAKFY
- a CDS encoding GNAT family N-acetyltransferase, encoding MEITIREANKSDMPQVLQLIQQLADFEKEPQAVEVTIEDLEKDGYGTHPAFKCFVAETKNKVEGIALVYTRYSTWKGTVLHLEDLIVNEAMRGSGIGTLLLDKVVVYGAELGVKRISWEVLDWNENAINFYTQKGANVMRDWDVVQLNEEGIKHYISNIN
- a CDS encoding ArsR family transcriptional regulator gives rise to the protein MGASKLDIYNAEINDLAIIAKVFSHPARVAILQYISKQESCICNDIVDEIGLSQPTISQHLKVINDAGLLKGDFKGKSICYCLNIERFQEFQELFNLFFNKTKSNCC
- a CDS encoding DUF1801 domain-containing protein codes for the protein MKYNATSPEDYLNQIPEDRKPAMNKLRKIILDNLPKGFEEGMNYNMIGYYVPHSVYPNGYHCDPKLPLPFMNIASQKNFIGVYHMGVYANKELYDWFVTEYSKHCKYKLDMGKSCIRLKKIEDIPYELIGELASKITAEEWITYYEDNMQKR
- a CDS encoding VOC family protein, giving the protein MKNRVTGLGGMFFKTKNPDKIKEWYGKHLGLPVDAYGCTFWWKDKEGKDCSTQWSPFKEDTQYFKPSDKHFMMNFRVENLHKLLEVLKEEGVTIVGEVEEYDYGKFGWILDPEGNKIELWEPIDSAFL